In one Parageobacillus genomosp. 1 genomic region, the following are encoded:
- the menD gene encoding 2-succinyl-5-enolpyruvyl-6-hydroxy-3-cyclohexene-1-carboxylic-acid synthase encodes MNESLTLYIAAFVDELAKTGVRDVVVSPGSRSTPLAILMAEHPEMRIHMNLDERSAAFFALGMAKAKRQPVALLCTSGTAVANYFPALVEAYYSRIPLVVVTADRPHELRDVGAPQAIDQLNIYGKYAKWFVEMALPERTPEMLRYARTVAARAAGIAMSAPAGPVHLNFPLREPLVPNIEEETWQQIEAKEPSYTKVIVGKVTVDRKQLEELYHQLASIEKGLIICGPMDYPEFAEVVTELAEMLDYPILADPLSQLRSGPHSKQYIIDCYDAILKDETTAAAFVPDVVIRFGAMPVSKPLFLLLKRYPSIRQIVVDGGGGWREPTLMASYMIHCDEVEFCRQLIEMAERKSTKSEWCATWKAVNDIAKSVLLEEPADSELFEGKVFTELLQLLPSGATLFVGNSMPIRDADTFFFTTDKQIRMLANRGANGIDGVVSSALGVSAVAEPLVLVIGDLSFYHDLNGLLAAKMHGLNATVIVLNNNGGGIFSFLPQANYKKHFEMLFGTPTDLQFVHTVRMYEGNYQNSKTWDEFRDHVSRSLTTDGLHVIEVCTSRETNVKNHRLLWERVSQEIAEFLEKRRMA; translated from the coding sequence ATGAATGAGTCACTAACCTTATATATTGCCGCGTTTGTGGATGAATTAGCAAAAACGGGGGTACGAGATGTTGTTGTCAGTCCAGGATCGCGCTCGACCCCGCTAGCGATCTTGATGGCGGAGCATCCGGAAATGCGCATACATATGAACTTAGATGAACGTTCTGCCGCCTTTTTTGCCCTTGGTATGGCAAAAGCAAAACGGCAACCGGTCGCCCTTCTTTGTACGTCAGGAACGGCGGTTGCCAACTATTTTCCGGCGCTAGTGGAAGCGTATTACTCACGAATTCCTCTTGTCGTCGTTACGGCGGATCGTCCGCACGAATTGCGCGACGTTGGCGCGCCACAGGCCATCGATCAGTTAAATATATATGGAAAGTATGCAAAATGGTTTGTTGAAATGGCTCTTCCGGAAAGAACACCAGAGATGCTTCGCTATGCACGGACGGTGGCAGCAAGGGCAGCAGGCATCGCGATGAGTGCTCCGGCGGGGCCTGTTCATCTGAACTTTCCACTTCGTGAACCGCTTGTGCCGAATATCGAGGAAGAAACATGGCAACAAATCGAAGCGAAAGAGCCGTCTTATACAAAGGTTATTGTCGGAAAAGTAACCGTCGATAGGAAACAGCTTGAAGAATTATATCACCAGCTCGCTTCCATCGAAAAAGGATTAATTATCTGCGGACCAATGGACTACCCGGAATTTGCCGAGGTGGTTACCGAGTTAGCGGAAATGCTCGATTATCCGATTTTAGCGGACCCGCTTTCCCAGCTGCGCAGCGGTCCTCATTCCAAACAGTATATTATTGATTGCTATGATGCGATATTAAAAGATGAAACAACGGCTGCCGCATTCGTGCCGGATGTCGTGATTCGTTTTGGCGCCATGCCGGTTTCCAAACCGTTATTTCTGCTGCTGAAACGATATCCATCCATCCGGCAAATTGTAGTAGATGGCGGCGGAGGATGGCGGGAACCGACATTGATGGCATCCTATATGATACACTGTGATGAAGTGGAATTTTGCCGCCAACTCATCGAAATGGCGGAGCGAAAATCGACAAAAAGCGAATGGTGCGCAACTTGGAAAGCGGTCAACGATATTGCGAAATCCGTTCTCCTAGAGGAACCGGCGGACAGTGAATTATTTGAAGGAAAAGTGTTTACCGAACTTTTACAACTGCTGCCAAGCGGTGCTACTTTATTTGTCGGCAATAGTATGCCGATTCGTGATGCCGATACCTTTTTCTTTACGACAGACAAGCAAATCCGCATGCTGGCGAATCGTGGCGCCAACGGAATTGACGGCGTCGTGTCGAGCGCGCTAGGGGTCAGCGCCGTTGCCGAACCGCTCGTGCTTGTCATCGGCGATCTTTCCTTTTATCATGACTTAAACGGACTGTTGGCGGCGAAAATGCATGGATTGAACGCGACGGTTATCGTTCTTAATAATAATGGCGGCGGGATTTTCTCGTTCCTGCCGCAAGCAAACTATAAAAAACATTTCGAAATGCTGTTTGGCACGCCGACCGATTTACAATTTGTGCACACTGTTCGCATGTACGAAGGGAATTACCAAAACAGCAAAACATGGGACGAATTTCGCGATCATGTTTCCCGATCGCTGACAACCGATGGCCTTCATGTGATTGAGGTATGTACATCCAGGGAGACGAATGTAAAAAACCATCGTCTTTTGTGGGAAAGGGTTTCCCAGGAAATAGCGGAATTTCTCGAAAAAAGGAGAATGGCATGA
- the ytkD gene encoding RNA deprotection pyrophosphohydrolase, with protein MYTFCDYYGNRVRLSFADHPFSVHPGHVWIICRYHGQWLLTDHPRRGLEFPGGKVEKGETPEQAAIREVKEETGGLVRLLTYIGQYQVEPDIVKNIYFAEIASIAKQPSYLETNGPVLLPTLPKNIRTDERFSFIMKDEVLPRTLEEIKRRSLSCRERL; from the coding sequence ATGTATACGTTTTGCGACTATTATGGCAATCGAGTGCGGTTGTCGTTTGCCGATCATCCCTTTTCTGTGCATCCGGGCCACGTATGGATTATTTGCCGCTATCATGGACAATGGCTTTTAACGGACCATCCGAGACGCGGATTAGAATTCCCAGGCGGGAAAGTAGAAAAGGGAGAAACGCCGGAGCAAGCGGCGATTCGGGAAGTGAAGGAAGAAACAGGGGGGCTGGTTCGTTTGCTCACTTATATCGGCCAATATCAAGTTGAACCGGATATAGTAAAAAACATCTATTTTGCGGAAATCGCATCGATAGCGAAGCAGCCTTCCTATTTAGAAACAAACGGCCCGGTACTGCTTCCGACATTGCCGAAAAACATCCGTACAGATGAACGGTTTAGTTTTATTATGAAAGATGAGGTGCTTCCGCGGACATTAGAAGAAATAAAGAGACGTTCTTTATCGTGCCGGGAACGTCTCTAG
- a CDS encoding o-succinylbenzoate--CoA ligase, translating to MQTAIPNWLMQRAFLTPQRLAVDDGRQKKTFAELHESAVKRARQLASIGVRQGDIIAVLMKNSIAMVEMIHALHYIGAIALLQNIRLTSHELAWQLNDSGAACVIADEELAGLVEADIRVMTINELSALPEIDVEFQSHYHFDDVATIMYTSGTTGKPKGVLQTYGNHWWSAIGSALNLGLHENDCWLAAVPLFHISGLSIMMRSVIYGMGMYVMPSFDAQKANNLIMDGKVTIMSVVTAMLQKMLADLGEKRYPETFRCMLLGGGPAPKPLLEACKEKAIPVYQTYGMTETASQIVTLAPEYSLTKLGSAGKPLFPAQLRIEKDGQPARPYEAGEIVVKGPNVTKGYLHREEATKEAIRDGWFYTGDIGYVDEDGFLYVLDRRSDLIISGGENVYPAEVEAVLLSHEAVEEAGVTGIEDETWGQVPCAFVKQKSGYSITAEQLKQFCQERLAKYKVPKQIYFVDQLPRNASQKLLRRQLKSLIPNDNNGA from the coding sequence ATGCAAACAGCCATACCAAACTGGTTGATGCAACGTGCTTTTTTAACGCCACAACGCCTTGCTGTCGATGATGGGCGGCAGAAAAAGACGTTTGCCGAACTTCACGAGTCTGCAGTAAAACGGGCGCGGCAGTTGGCAAGCATAGGGGTGCGCCAAGGGGATATCATCGCGGTGTTGATGAAAAACAGCATTGCGATGGTGGAAATGATCCATGCGCTCCATTATATCGGAGCCATCGCGCTATTGCAAAATATACGTTTAACTTCCCATGAGCTTGCGTGGCAATTAAATGATAGCGGCGCCGCATGCGTGATTGCCGATGAGGAGCTGGCAGGCCTTGTTGAGGCAGACATCCGCGTGATGACAATAAACGAATTGTCGGCATTGCCGGAGATAGACGTGGAGTTTCAATCGCATTATCATTTCGATGATGTCGCCACCATTATGTATACGTCAGGAACGACGGGAAAGCCAAAAGGAGTACTGCAAACGTACGGCAATCATTGGTGGAGCGCCATCGGCTCGGCGTTAAATTTAGGGTTGCATGAAAATGATTGCTGGCTTGCCGCTGTTCCACTGTTTCATATCAGCGGTTTGTCGATTATGATGAGAAGCGTCATATACGGGATGGGCATGTATGTGATGCCTTCCTTTGATGCGCAAAAAGCAAATAATTTAATCATGGACGGGAAAGTGACGATCATGTCCGTCGTCACAGCGATGCTGCAAAAAATGCTTGCCGATCTTGGCGAAAAGCGGTATCCAGAAACGTTTCGCTGCATGCTGCTTGGCGGCGGGCCTGCACCCAAGCCGCTGCTAGAGGCATGCAAAGAAAAGGCAATACCTGTTTATCAGACGTACGGCATGACGGAAACAGCATCGCAAATTGTCACATTGGCGCCAGAATATAGTTTAACAAAGCTCGGTTCCGCAGGAAAACCTCTTTTTCCTGCGCAGCTTCGTATTGAAAAAGATGGGCAACCGGCCCGTCCGTATGAAGCGGGGGAAATTGTCGTAAAAGGGCCAAATGTGACGAAAGGGTATTTGCACCGGGAAGAAGCGACAAAAGAAGCAATTCGGGATGGCTGGTTTTATACCGGAGATATCGGGTATGTCGATGAAGATGGATTTTTATACGTATTAGACCGCCGCTCTGATTTAATTATTTCTGGCGGGGAGAATGTGTATCCCGCGGAAGTCGAAGCGGTGCTTCTTTCTCATGAGGCGGTGGAAGAAGCAGGAGTAACCGGAATCGAAGATGAAACATGGGGGCAAGTGCCATGTGCGTTTGTCAAACAAAAAAGCGGCTATTCCATCACCGCCGAACAGCTAAAACAGTTTTGCCAGGAACGTTTAGCCAAATATAAAGTTCCAAAACAAATTTATTTTGTCGACCAGCTTCCGCGCAACGCATCGCAAAAATTGTTGCGCCGCCAGTTAAAATCGCTCATACCTAATGATAACAACGGGGCTTGA
- a CDS encoding metal ABC transporter solute-binding protein, Zn/Mn family, whose protein sequence is MKIKSLLLSLLLVISGLLYGCSGETKEQQGKKEKDVLTIYTTVYPLQDFTEKIGGKYVHVQSIYPPGVEAHTFEPSTKTMKQLADADAFIYIGQGMEGFADKVKETLKNERVHFLAATEGIGLLDSTHEEHEDEHEHHGDKDPHVWLDPIRSITMAENIRDLLIELKPEEKETFMKNFEILKAKLENLDRQFQMVVDQSPKKEILVAHAAYGYWEDRYGIKQLSVSGLSPTNEPSQKELAEIINKAKQHHIKYVIFEQNITQKIANIVQKEIGADSLRLHNLESRTSKDVKENKDYFALMEDNIRVLQKALQ, encoded by the coding sequence ATGAAAATAAAATCACTTCTTTTGTCGCTGCTGCTTGTTATCTCTGGCCTTTTATATGGTTGTAGCGGAGAAACGAAGGAGCAGCAAGGCAAAAAAGAAAAAGACGTTTTAACAATTTATACGACTGTTTATCCGCTTCAAGACTTTACAGAAAAAATTGGCGGAAAATATGTACATGTACAAAGCATTTATCCTCCAGGTGTCGAAGCGCATACATTCGAACCCTCAACAAAAACGATGAAGCAATTAGCTGATGCTGACGCGTTTATTTATATAGGACAAGGGATGGAAGGCTTCGCCGATAAAGTAAAAGAAACATTAAAAAACGAACGGGTTCATTTTCTCGCTGCCACTGAAGGGATCGGCTTGCTAGACTCCACCCATGAAGAGCACGAAGATGAACATGAGCATCACGGCGATAAAGACCCGCACGTCTGGCTTGACCCGATTCGTTCCATCACCATGGCGGAAAATATCCGTGATTTGCTCATTGAGCTAAAACCGGAAGAGAAAGAAACATTCATGAAAAACTTTGAAATCCTGAAAGCCAAACTAGAAAATCTTGACCGGCAATTCCAAATGGTCGTTGATCAATCTCCAAAAAAAGAAATTCTCGTAGCACATGCAGCTTACGGATATTGGGAAGACCGTTATGGCATTAAACAATTGAGTGTTTCCGGGCTTTCACCGACAAACGAGCCATCACAAAAAGAACTGGCCGAAATTATTAACAAAGCAAAACAGCATCATATCAAGTATGTTATTTTTGAGCAAAATATTACCCAAAAAATCGCTAATATCGTCCAAAAGGAAATCGGTGCTGACTCTCTTCGTCTGCACAACTTAGAATCACGAACTTCCAAAGACGTAAAAGAAAATAAAGACTATTTCGCCCTCATGGAAGACAATATTCGTGTCCTACAAAAAGCACTGCAATGA
- the menH gene encoding 2-succinyl-6-hydroxy-2,4-cyclohexadiene-1-carboxylate synthase — protein sequence MNILVNGVSYHVEQYGNGEPLLLLHGFTGSLETWKPFFPYWREFRLILVDIIGHGLTDSPHDPARYEIEQAAADLDELLHHLHVEDVHVLGYSMGGRLALTFAILYPHRVRKLVLESSSPGLKTEQERWKRRENDEALAKEIEQYGVAAFVETWEKLPLFASQKRLPFSVQEEIRKERLKNNKTGLANSLRGMGTGRQPSWWDRLPEVNTPTLLICGEWDEKFCRIAEEMKEHLPDCKMVTVSQAGHAIHVEQREIFAKIVSEFIRGGE from the coding sequence ATGAACATTTTGGTGAATGGCGTTTCCTATCATGTCGAACAATATGGGAATGGCGAGCCGCTTTTGCTCTTGCATGGATTTACTGGAAGCCTGGAAACGTGGAAACCGTTTTTCCCGTATTGGCGGGAATTTCGTTTGATTCTGGTCGATATCATCGGCCATGGTCTTACCGATTCTCCGCATGACCCAGCGCGGTATGAAATCGAGCAAGCAGCCGCGGATCTTGATGAACTGTTGCACCATCTTCATGTAGAGGACGTCCATGTGTTAGGATATTCGATGGGAGGACGGCTCGCGTTAACATTTGCGATCCTTTACCCTCACCGTGTTCGCAAGTTGGTGCTTGAGAGCAGTTCCCCTGGTTTAAAGACGGAGCAGGAAAGATGGAAGCGGCGTGAAAATGATGAGGCGTTGGCAAAGGAAATAGAACAATACGGAGTGGCGGCATTTGTGGAAACATGGGAAAAGCTGCCGTTGTTTGCGTCGCAAAAGCGTCTGCCGTTTAGCGTTCAGGAGGAAATACGTAAGGAAAGGTTGAAAAATAATAAAACCGGGCTAGCCAATAGCCTGCGCGGAATGGGGACCGGAAGACAGCCTTCATGGTGGGATCGGTTGCCGGAAGTGAACACGCCGACGTTATTGATATGCGGAGAGTGGGATGAAAAGTTTTGCCGGATCGCGGAAGAAATGAAAGAGCACTTGCCAGATTGCAAAATGGTCACTGTTTCCCAAGCGGGACATGCAATTCATGTGGAACAACGAGAGATTTTTGCTAAAATAGTAAGTGAGTTCATTAGAGGAGGAGAGTAA
- the menB gene encoding 1,4-dihydroxy-2-naphthoyl-CoA synthase has translation MAIEWVKEREYEDIIYETYNGIAKITINRPEVHNAFRPKTVAEMIDAFSYARDDSKIGVIILTGAGGKAFCSGGDQKVRGHGGYVGDDQVPRLNVLDLQRLIRVIPKPVIAMVAGYAIGGGHVLHVVCDLTIAADNAIFGQTGPKVGSFDGGYGAGYLARIVGHKKAREIWYLCRQYTAQEALEMGLVNKVVPLEQLEEETVKWAQEILEKSPTAIRFLKAAFNADSDGLAGIQQLAGDATLLFYTTEEAKEGRDAFKEKRKPNFQQFPRFP, from the coding sequence ATGGCTATTGAATGGGTGAAGGAACGCGAGTACGAAGATATTATATATGAAACGTATAACGGTATTGCCAAAATCACCATTAATCGTCCAGAAGTACATAACGCGTTCCGTCCAAAAACGGTTGCTGAAATGATCGACGCCTTTTCGTATGCGCGTGATGACTCCAAAATCGGTGTGATCATTTTAACGGGAGCAGGCGGAAAAGCGTTCTGTTCTGGCGGAGACCAAAAGGTTCGCGGCCACGGCGGCTATGTCGGCGACGACCAAGTTCCACGCTTAAATGTATTGGATTTGCAACGGTTGATTCGCGTGATCCCAAAACCAGTTATCGCGATGGTGGCGGGGTATGCAATCGGCGGCGGTCATGTATTGCATGTTGTATGTGATTTAACGATTGCGGCAGACAACGCGATTTTTGGACAAACTGGTCCAAAAGTAGGAAGCTTTGACGGTGGATATGGTGCTGGCTATTTAGCGCGGATTGTCGGCCATAAAAAAGCGCGTGAAATTTGGTATTTATGCCGCCAATATACGGCACAGGAAGCGCTGGAAATGGGTCTTGTCAATAAAGTAGTGCCGCTCGAGCAACTGGAAGAAGAGACCGTCAAGTGGGCGCAGGAAATTTTAGAAAAAAGCCCGACGGCGATCCGCTTCTTAAAAGCAGCGTTTAACGCCGATTCTGATGGGTTAGCCGGCATTCAGCAGCTGGCCGGTGACGCGACATTATTGTTCTACACGACCGAGGAAGCTAAAGAAGGACGAGATGCGTTTAAAGAAAAACGCAAACCAAACTTTCAACAATTTCCGCGTTTTCCGTAA
- a CDS encoding Dps family protein — MSKQLTDIVNKQIANWSVLYIKLHNYHWYVTGSQFFTLHEKFEQLYNEAAHYIDELAERLLALGGAPVATMKECLEQASVKEVTGQESAEQMVATIVSDFETMIGELKEGMKVADQVGDETTGDMLLGIHQSLEKHVWMLKSFLGR, encoded by the coding sequence ATGTCTAAGCAATTAACGGACATTGTAAACAAACAAATTGCCAACTGGAGCGTTCTTTACATTAAACTGCATAATTATCATTGGTATGTGACAGGTTCGCAATTTTTTACGCTCCATGAAAAATTTGAGCAGCTGTATAATGAAGCGGCACATTATATTGATGAACTCGCCGAACGTCTTCTTGCCCTTGGCGGAGCGCCGGTGGCGACGATGAAGGAATGTCTCGAACAAGCTTCTGTCAAAGAGGTGACTGGACAAGAATCAGCGGAACAAATGGTGGCGACCATTGTGAGCGATTTTGAAACAATGATTGGGGAATTAAAAGAAGGAATGAAAGTTGCCGATCAAGTTGGTGATGAAACAACTGGAGATATGCTGCTTGGCATTCATCAAAGTTTAGAAAAACATGTATGGATGTTAAAATCGTTTCTCGGACGGTAA
- a CDS encoding holin family protein, with the protein MHKYTSMLGLSLAGSVVSFLIGGMDSLVIILLCFVAVDYVTGIIASAMEGKLSSQVGFRGIVRKLLIFVLVAVSHLLDIAIGWNNHFIRDTIIFFYIANEFISIVENTGRVGVPIPSVLRKAIELFKDEVK; encoded by the coding sequence ATGCACAAATACACATCGATGCTGGGACTTTCGTTAGCAGGCTCCGTTGTTTCATTTCTCATTGGAGGAATGGACTCATTAGTAATTATTTTGCTTTGTTTTGTCGCTGTCGATTATGTCACCGGAATCATTGCAAGTGCGATGGAAGGAAAGCTATCCAGTCAAGTTGGTTTCCGAGGCATTGTCCGCAAGCTGCTTATTTTTGTTTTAGTCGCTGTTTCGCACTTATTAGATATCGCCATTGGCTGGAATAACCATTTTATTCGCGATACGATCATTTTTTTCTATATTGCGAATGAATTTATTTCCATTGTGGAAAACACGGGACGTGTGGGTGTCCCGATTCCCTCGGTTTTGCGAAAGGCGATTGAATTGTTCAAAGATGAAGTAAAGTGA
- a CDS encoding DUF2325 domain-containing protein yields MASLLVVGADHLGNIADKLMDSGFQEIIHVDGRKVNMVKRDIPEHVDIVFVMTDYINHNLAKKIKQKAKSKEKPIYFVKRSWSSIHSVIQQLETEKLG; encoded by the coding sequence ATGGCATCGTTATTAGTGGTAGGCGCAGACCATTTAGGAAACATTGCCGATAAACTGATGGATTCCGGATTTCAAGAGATCATCCATGTTGATGGTCGAAAAGTGAATATGGTAAAAAGGGATATTCCCGAACATGTCGATATCGTGTTTGTTATGACGGATTACATCAATCATAATTTAGCCAAGAAGATAAAGCAAAAGGCGAAAAGCAAGGAAAAACCGATTTATTTTGTCAAACGTTCGTGGAGCTCGATTCATTCCGTTATTCAACAATTAGAGACGGAAAAATTGGGATAG
- a CDS encoding DUF1540 domain-containing protein gives MAKDVLCEVKNCQYWAQGNRCSAESIYVVSHMGKIASDSKETDCKTFTPADNA, from the coding sequence ATGGCAAAAGATGTTCTTTGCGAAGTAAAAAACTGCCAATATTGGGCCCAAGGAAACCGGTGCAGTGCGGAATCGATTTATGTCGTGAGCCATATGGGGAAAATAGCATCCGATTCGAAGGAAACGGACTGCAAAACATTTACCCCTGCAGACAATGCATAA
- a CDS encoding GTP-binding protein, with amino-acid sequence MRKIPVTVLSGYLGSGKTTLLNQILHNREGKKIAVIVNDMSEINIDAELIRQGGFSRTEEKLVQIQNGCICCTLREDLIKEVEKLVDAGNIDYIVIESSGISEPIPVAQTFTYVDEQLGIDLTKKCRLDTMVTVVDANRFWTDFSSGESLLDRRQGIDENDTRDVVHLLIDQIEFADVIIINKVDLVKSETVQELEAVVRKLNPEAKIIPTAHGKVALHEILDTGLFDFEKVSQSAGWIKELNEEHTPETEEYGIASFVYRRRRPFHPERWMQWLEDWPVEIVRAKGFFWLASWNNTCCLLSQAGTSIMMQEVGTWIAAYPEEGRQQIFQEEPELLERWDDTYGDRMTEIVFIGMDMNRQEIEASLDACLLTDEEMSRDWTMFVDPFPTSNSLA; translated from the coding sequence ATGAGAAAAATACCGGTTACTGTATTAAGTGGCTATCTTGGTTCGGGGAAAACGACGCTTCTCAATCAGATTTTGCATAACCGAGAAGGAAAGAAAATTGCCGTTATTGTGAATGATATGAGTGAAATCAACATTGATGCCGAGCTCATTCGGCAAGGCGGTTTTTCCCGCACGGAAGAAAAGCTCGTGCAAATTCAAAATGGCTGCATCTGTTGTACCTTGCGCGAAGACTTAATCAAAGAGGTCGAAAAACTAGTAGACGCTGGAAACATCGATTATATCGTCATCGAATCGTCGGGAATTAGCGAACCGATTCCTGTAGCCCAAACATTTACATATGTGGACGAACAATTAGGCATTGACCTCACCAAAAAATGCCGTCTCGACACAATGGTGACAGTAGTGGACGCCAACCGGTTTTGGACTGATTTTTCCTCGGGAGAAAGCTTGCTTGATCGAAGACAAGGCATAGACGAAAACGATACGCGTGATGTCGTTCATTTACTTATCGATCAAATTGAATTTGCAGACGTTATTATTATTAATAAAGTCGACCTTGTAAAGTCGGAAACGGTGCAAGAATTAGAAGCGGTGGTGCGAAAGCTGAACCCCGAAGCAAAAATTATTCCAACCGCCCACGGAAAAGTGGCCTTGCATGAAATTTTAGATACAGGTCTGTTTGATTTTGAAAAAGTAAGCCAATCTGCCGGATGGATCAAAGAATTAAACGAAGAGCATACCCCAGAAACCGAAGAATATGGCATTGCTTCTTTTGTTTACCGAAGAAGACGCCCGTTTCATCCAGAACGCTGGATGCAGTGGCTGGAAGATTGGCCTGTGGAAATCGTGCGAGCGAAAGGGTTTTTCTGGCTTGCTTCGTGGAATAATACGTGTTGCCTCTTATCTCAGGCGGGAACTTCGATTATGATGCAAGAAGTCGGAACATGGATTGCTGCTTATCCGGAAGAGGGACGCCAACAAATCTTCCAAGAGGAACCTGAACTTCTTGAAAGATGGGACGATACTTACGGGGATCGCATGACAGAGATTGTTTTCATCGGCATGGACATGAATCGTCAGGAAATCGAAGCGTCTTTGGATGCGTGCTTATTAACAGATGAAGAAATGAGCCGAGATTGGACGATGTTTGTCGATCCATTCCCTACATCTAATTCTTTGGCATAA
- a CDS encoding S-ribosylhomocysteine lyase — translation MPSVESFELDHCAVKAPYVRHCGIHKIGSDGVVNKFDIRFCQPNKQAMDPAAIHTLEHLLAYTMRKHAEKYDHFDIIDISPMGCQTGFYLVVSGSPTVDEIIDLLEETMKEALNATEVPAATERQCGQAKLHDLEGAKRLMRFWLEQDKEELKKVFG, via the coding sequence ATGCCTTCAGTAGAAAGCTTTGAGTTGGATCACTGTGCGGTAAAAGCGCCATATGTGAGACATTGCGGCATTCATAAAATTGGAAGCGATGGTGTCGTCAATAAATTCGATATTCGCTTTTGCCAGCCAAATAAGCAGGCGATGGATCCAGCTGCGATTCATACGCTCGAGCATTTGCTCGCTTATACGATGCGCAAACATGCAGAAAAGTACGATCACTTTGATATCATTGATATTTCGCCGATGGGCTGCCAAACAGGATTTTATCTTGTTGTGAGCGGATCGCCGACAGTGGATGAAATCATTGATTTGCTTGAGGAAACGATGAAAGAAGCACTAAACGCGACTGAAGTCCCAGCAGCGACAGAGCGGCAATGCGGGCAAGCGAAGCTGCATGACCTCGAAGGGGCAAAGCGGCTCATGCGTTTCTGGTTGGAGCAAGATAAGGAAGAGTTAAAGAAAGTATTTGGATAA
- the ytzI gene encoding YtzI protein: MYVTLAVSLIIAGLILALAVITTSKAYEYKHTIDPPPEEDDSQNK; the protein is encoded by the coding sequence ATGTATGTTACTTTAGCAGTATCATTGATCATTGCTGGGCTCATTCTTGCTTTGGCAGTGATTACTACATCAAAAGCATACGAATACAAACATACGATCGACCCTCCTCCTGAAGAGGATGATTCGCAAAATAAGTAA
- the yidD gene encoding membrane protein insertion efficiency factor YidD, producing the protein MAKKLVIALIRFYQIFISPLKPPTCRFYPTCSQYGLEAVKRFGAIKGGWLTIKRILKCHPFHPGGFDPVPEKQENSRKP; encoded by the coding sequence ATGGCAAAAAAATTAGTGATTGCTCTCATTCGTTTTTATCAGATTTTTATCTCGCCGCTTAAGCCGCCGACATGCCGGTTTTATCCGACCTGCTCGCAATACGGGCTAGAGGCGGTGAAACGGTTTGGCGCCATCAAAGGCGGCTGGCTGACGATCAAGCGGATTTTAAAGTGTCATCCATTCCACCCTGGCGGATTTGATCCTGTTCCAGAAAAACAGGAAAACAGCAGGAAGCCGTAG